The window AAGGATATGTTTTACAAATAACGCATAGTTTTCTAACGTAGTGAGTCAAATTTGTAACTACCTCCGATTAAAGTGGAAACAACTACCACCCCAAATTGAGCAGTCCTTATTGGTTTGCGGATCCAAATTGAATATTTGATATTTTCTTCGGGTTAGATATGCAACCTAGTCACGTAGTACAACATGTTTTAGATTGTTTCTCAATAAACCACTTTTATTTACAATTACTTTTGCTAAAAATAATCTTATTAGCAAGTACTAAAGTTTTTCATTGGTTAAAAAGGACAAGGCAAATCTAGGGTTTCCATGCTGTATAGTTTGCTGACGCATGCAATGAAATGTCAACGAAGATTTTGTAGGGaagaggaaagagaaatggagaaattaattaattaactcatttaataaagtttttgtttaaGACTAGAAAGTtttgcccgcgcgttgctgcagGATTAGAAATTATGTGAAAAATTAtctttaaaaatataaacacaTCAACTTATATCACATCTAATTGAATTACTGCAAAAACATATTGACGTGCTTAATATGAAAATCCATAAACTATTCGACAATATGAAATCCAACAATCTCTAAAGATGAAAAATGAAtgtagaaattcagcaatctctAAAGATGAGAAACGAACGTAGAAATCCtacctcatatatatatatatatatatatatatatatattaaaacaattaacaaattcTCAGTAAATGATCACAAAAGAGGTATAAAAAAGTAATTCAACTTCTTAATTTAAATCAGTTCTCACCATAACAAAAATAATGATATCGTTTTCACATTAACTTGGATTGATTTCGATCACCAGCATTAATAAAACCAGTGACTCCAACCTAAGCAAGTAAACGAGCAAATTAGATCCAAGCCAACCAACTTCGAatttaaccaaataaaaaaaaataattacaattaAACTAACCTCTTCTTCCCATATGAAGTAGTTGTTGTTCCCTGTTTTGCCTTTGTGAACAGTACATTGTTCACTCTCAACACACAAAATAATCCTGTGATACACACACCAAAAGCAACAATaacaataaacaaaacatactTAATCTCCACATAAACATTAATCTCCAATCAGCTGACTCAATCCTTCAATGTTCTTTAACACAACTATGTGTCAatctaacaatttttttttttaatcatatttACAGGAAGAAGCAAACATATACACATAACAGATGGTTAAGTTTTAGCTGATAATGGAGCAATGGTAACAAACACTGCAGCTGTAACTCAAAGGTTAAACTGGTCTTGCAGTGTATGAAAAACTGTTTATTCGAGTGTGAGTTTGTCAATAATTGATAAGTTTGTGCATTGATAGTTAAGACGAAAGAAAGACTAAGGCCAATCAATATTCAAatgcaataatttttttttatgaaagtgAACGGAAGACAATGTGAGAACAGCATACCTTATAATGAACGATGATCGGAGACAATGTTGTATGCAAAAATTCGTTAGCCTGTTTACTGAAGAGTAAATGTGTGAAATAGTACGCTGAAAAAGAAGAGTAAATAAAGTATAAGTTGAAATACAGACTCAGAGTCACAGTAaaaaatttaggaaataaaTGAGTAAGAATAAACTGAAAAAGTATGCAACAAAAGATCAACCACTATGAATCTTCTTGTACAACAGAAAagcaaatttttctttcttttccaaaaacatacaaactcaGCTCATCTTTTGCATAGCAAAGATGGACCCAAAGGAGAttccaaaaaagaaaacccCGTAGGAGACACACTATAGTTTCTGCCCACCACAGAGCTTAATCTCTGTCCACACACTATCCATACCCCTTACTGAATCAAAACCCCTAAATCGAACTGATCACAAAACTGGATTACTGCTCTTACTCTGTTAGACATACCCACACTTATCAATTTACACATAAATTTCAATTCTGAATCATTTGGGTTTCCAAAAAATTCCACAGAAATGCAAAAGTAGACAAATAAACTGAAACAAAATTATGTGCACTGGGGAATCAAGACTCACCCAAAATTGCTATCCAATGCCCTACAATTGAGAACACGTTTACAAAGCCTTTCAAAGGCTCATATTCAACTTTCATATGCAAAGACTCTAAGCTCCAATTGTTATTTCTCAACTCTAGTTACTTCAGCTGcataacagaaagaaaaaaaaaaattatttaactataATTAACTAATCTGATTtaagattaataaaaaaaaagtcggAAATTTCAGCTTTAAAATTACATCTCAGGCTGGAAGTCGAATAAAAAACGTAGAATTTCAAAACTCCTCACCTTAATGTCAGAAACCCGAAAAACCGGATCTCctgaaaccaaaaagaaaaccaaattaaatctGAGGCCAAAATTCCCAAAATCACAACCAATTTAAATGAAAAACCCGTTTATAAATCCAACCAAAATCACAACCAATTTAAATGAAAAACCCGTTTATAAATCCAAATTTACACTCCCAAGCACATAACATTCAAAGTCCACACCAAATTGGCAGCAGGAAACGTGATCCGCTCCAAATTTTCTGcaaatcgagaccaaactgaCTATTTTTTAGCAAGCGAGCGTTGTCGTCTCCAGCCTCCGACAAAAGGATCTAAACAAATCTTAATGACTTAACCATTTTTTGGAAAAAGCCGAGACACAGAGAGAACTCGAGATGGGAGAGCAAGGCCAGGATTGAAAAACCGAAATCAAGAAAAGCAACGAaggaacaaaaccctaactcaAGATGACTCTCGAAGTCGAGAGAATGAGATGAGCGCCTTGTGGAAAACAGGGACACAAACGGAAAGAAAACAGAGAAGCGAGGGCAGTTCCGTCCAGACACTGGTCATCCACAGTACCCAACCCCTACGGATTTTAGTATATATGATATTGAAACGTGACGCAACCATAGTCTCTCTACCACTTACCATAACTTCGTCCACGTCACCAAGATTCTAAATCTCGTTCAGTGGAGGGAGCATAAGATTCCTCATATTATCTCGCCATACTCCTTTTATTTACATTGTCATTGTCTAAATTAACTTATCAGAAATTAACGGCACGCATTTAATGCCTTTCTACAAAGGTCCCAATcccaagaaagaaaggaaagtaGGAATCTTTGCTTCCAAAAATATTCTTACGGTCATCTTGTGATTAAAGAATACATGATTACTCGCATTCAGATAATATCGGAAACAGTTTATTAATGATTATTACGTCTAATGTTTTAATTCTCGATTTCagcccaaaataaaaaaagggccCGTTATGGTGGGCTTGTAAAATAAGCAGAAAAAAAAGCCCAAGAATCTCCAATCCGACAGAAAAAACAGCGAAAGTTATTCTGGTCTTCCCACCTCGTCTTTCAAAAATACATGCGTCAATGTCGTCCCTCCaacgattttcattttttatttcgcGTCGAAGTAAACCAGTCGTCTTCCTTCAAATTCTCGGAAGGCAGTTTCGGTCACCATCGTCCGCCCGGCCCGGCTGACCGACCGACGGTTCAGATTGCTGCGCGGCAGAAATGGGGGGGATTGGTTTGCTCGCGTCGGATTTGGTAATCTCGTTCATGTGGGTATGGTCGGGCGTCCTGATTAAGATCTACGTGTTTAGCTTTCTGGGGTTTGGCCACGGACCCAGCGGGGAGATTATCAAGTGCGCCCTTTCGATTTTGAACATGTTTTTCTTTGCGTTGCTGGGTAAGGTGACCAACGGTGGCACCTACAATCCTTTGACCGTGTTGACCGGCGCGTTTACCGGGGGTTTCAGGCGCTTTCTTTTCACTATTGCTGCCAGAATCCCTGCTCAGGTGACCCCCTTTGACTTGTTGATGGTTTGTTTGGATAGAGAGAAAATTTTAAGTAAAATAACGGAATCTAGATAGAAAATATTGTTTGGATAGATGGAAAGTCGATGATCTTCTTTTACCTCTCTTCAGGTTATTGGCTCTATTGCTGGGGTTAGGTTCTTAATTGCGACCTTTCCCGAAATAGGTCTGGGGCCTCGTTTGAACGTTGACATCCATCGAGGTGCTCTTACAGAAGGATTGCTGACGTTTGCGATTGTTACTATCTCGCTTGGACTCGCCAGAAAAATCCCTGGGAGTTTCTTCAGGAAGACGTGGATTTCCAGTGTTTCTAAGTTAACTCTTCATATTCTTGGCTCTGATCTGACTGGTGGTTGCATGAGCCCAGCCTCTGTAAGTACCTGCAACGATTCTTCACGTCTGTAAATCTGTTTCAGCTTGCTGAGATTTAATTTACGAAACTTGAATCCACTAAACCTGAACTTTATGGACTTTGGCAGGTGATGGGATGGGCTTATGCTCGCGGCGACCATATTACCAAGGAGCATATCATGGTTTACTGGCTTGCCCCGATAGAGGCCACTCTGCTGGCAATATGGACATTTAGGGTTGTCGTTCCACCAGTCCAAGAGGAGAAGGTAGAAAACAAGGCTAAATCAGAATGAAGAAATTCCACTgcatttctccatgtcttacggACGTTCTAACCTGTCGACATTTAGAGAAGATCGACGATGGTTGAATTAAGCAAGTTTCTCCTGTATTTGAAATCATTGtgcctttgaatttgtaatcTATGAAATGGAGGGTTCGGCCCTTCCCCAGCTTAGCATCCATAACAAAAGATGTTCTCTTACTAGTCTTGATTTCTCAAACAGTAAGGGCTGGTGGCATGTTCATGGTAGTGCGAATCAGTAACCCAGCTACTTCCGACTTCCTTAACCAGTCCTTTCGTCTCCATTACACTCCTCAATTCATCTACAGAATCCCACCTTCCGATGGTTGCATAAAAATTCGATATCAGAACATAATTCCCGGGCTTATCGGGCTCTAATTGCAGAAGATGCTTAGCAGCAAGCTCACCCCTTTTAACATCCAGATTAAGGCTACAAGCATTCAACAATGCTGACCAGACTGCTGCTGTAGGCCTAATGCCATGCTTAACCATATCATCAAACACACACCACACTTCATCTATCTGACCGGCACGGCCTAACATATCCATGAAGCAGACATAGTGCTCCGGACCCAGGCCCAGACCATGCTTCTCTATCGCCAAATTAAAACACTCCCCACCTTGCTCCACCAGCCCTGAGTGCCCACAAGCTGAGAGAACAGCAAGAAAAGTCACAGAATTCGGCAACACTCCAGTTCTTTCTTCCCCCATCTTGTAGAACAGATCAAGAGCTTCAACCCCATTCCCATGACTTCCATATGCATCAATCATGCTTGTCCACGAAACCACATCTTTATTACGAATTCCATTGAACAAAGATCGAGCATTCAAAATTTTCCCACACTTTGCATACATGTCCAGCAAAATATTGCACATTTGGGTATCGGATATGAACCCATGACGCATTGCCACGCAGTGTATCTGCTTCCCAATCCACAAATTCGAATTCTCTGAGCAAGCAGCAAGAGCGCTAGTAAGTGCAATTACATTCGGTTTCATGGCGGACATAATCGACAATGCCTCTTCGTACTTCTTGTTTCGAACACACCCGGCAACTAGAGAATTGAAGATGACATCATCCTTTCGACAATTCAAGCTCGAGAACACTTTCATGGCTTCACTCATACATCCAACAGCAGAGTAGAAATCAATCAAAGCGGTGCCCAAAATCACCATATCGCGGCCCATCACAACCACCATCCCGTGAACCTGCTTGCCTTGTCGAAATGCCTTGGAAAAGGCACAAGCTTTAAGCAGAGAACACATAGTGAACTCGCTGAACTCCACTCTTTCCTTCCTCATTGCTTCAAAAACACCAACCGCTTCTCGGGCAAGCCCATGCCTTAAAAAGCTCGAAAGCAAAGCGTTCCAAGTCACAACATCCTTGAACTCCATCTCCTCAAAGGCTCTGACAGAGTCCTCCAAAAACCCATATTTGGAGTACATGTCCATGACGGCAGTCTTTGCCACGGTTCCTGACTCGGAACCACTTTTGATCATCAGGCAATGGACTTGCCTGCCACGTTCGGGGCGGGGAAGAGCCCTGCAGGCACCAAGCACCGGAGTGAAAGTGTAGGCATTGAGGTCGGATTTCAAGCGATGAACGCGGCAGAAGAGAGCCCATGTAGAGGAAAATTGTCCGTTGCGAGTGTAAGAGGCGAGCAGGGAGTTGAGCGAGTAGATATCTCTGTGAGACGTTTCATCAAACAGGTGGTGGGTGTGGAAACCATTGAAATAGCATTTGGCGGGAAGGCGGAGGGAACGTATAGGACGAGTTAGGGCGGCCATCAATTGGGGTGAGGGAACGTCTTACATCTAAGGTTATACTCACTCTCGGCTTGCTTCCTTCTCCAACATGTTAGGATATGGAAGCCAAGTCTTATACGGCGTTATTAAGGAAATATAGAGCCGGAAGAGACGCCGCATCCACATGGCTCATCAAATTGTTTATTGTTATTGAAacttagaaaaaaatataaacttaaCGAGATTATTCATATTGAGtgaaaaatcataataattttatttgaattcatcTTTTTGAAAAATTTGGATGTCTCACAGCTAgtcataataattttatttgaattcgtctttatgaaaattaaatttacaatttcttacttacaaaaagaaatttctCTAGACCATAAAACTAAATAgtcttgaaaaaaataattaccTCAAAATGCTAAAGAGAGCACATACTTTTTACCACATGATGTTGCATGTGATGTGTACTTGACATGTGAATTAATAAGTTCATGTCATTGAATGTTTGTTATGTGTCAGTTGTCGCATCACATTGTTCATGAATGTTGGTAAAATAATATGAACAAGGATTAtctccctcctttttttcccctCCCCTCTTGTTTGAATGCTCATGATTTTCCCTCCTCTCCTGTTTGAATGCTCAGGATTTCATCTTGCatggagagagaagaaaaaagtaaagagaagggaaaaaaaaaaattgtgaaaagacGGAAGGGGGTGGAGGGAATCACCGTCTAGAAAATATGGTCTCCCTTACATTACTCTTATTGATTGAATGCAAGAGACACATGACTCATTGACGTGCGAGCATCATGCAACATGTACTTTccttttttagttaaaaatacATGAAAGTTGATATTGACATTTCAAAATACACTCATGCTCGGGGAGACAACGCATTTTTTATGACGTAAAATTGACCTAAACCCTAGTGCAGAAAAGAGAACATGGGCAGTACACTAGACATTTAACAATTTACAACAACAACCAATTGTTATACAATCATAATTAGTAGCAGTATAAAATAATAGAGATCAACAAGAAAAGGGTCGAACTCCAGCAATTATACATCATTGAGGCGTCATGATTGTCACATGCAAAATAGTCATCTGTAAGCCTCTCTAGCTTTTATAACTCAATTTTTGTCCTTAAGTTTGGTCGGGTGGAGATTTAAGATgttccttctttttatttattacatATGCCTTTACTTCAGAGAGAATGTGTCCGTTGGTCTTCCAAATTTTGAACATACAACCACcatatttcattcaattataatttaccCAACAACTATTCTTTTGAGCCAAGGATACATAATTACTCgcggtaaaaataaaaaaaatcaaattacataATATCTGCATGCATAAAAGCCGGCGCTACCGCTCTTCGGAGTTGAATTTGTTCCAAGCTTCCTGTATTAAACCAGACCAacgaacaaaatcaaacaagtgaagaagaagaagcacaaCTAGAAATCACTCAAGGCACAAACAGACAACTGCACTTGACGCACCTTTAGAAGATCGAAAACTTTCTCGCATATGTACTTCTGGTGAATGCTTGCACCCCGTTGTTGTAATTTGTCAGGATGAACGCATAGAGTGGCTTTCCGGTAAGCTCTCTTTACTGCTGCAGCTGTTATGACTTCTGTCAAGGGAACGGGCTGCCAACCACTATCAGCCCCAAGGATCTGTCAATGAAAAACGTCTAGTCAATTAACCACTTGATTGAGCCTAGCTCTATGCAACTGAAGATAACAGGTTCATTCGCTGATACGttctatttttgttaaattaaactCAAGTGATCAAGGAAGTCAATGAAGAATGAATGCCAAAACGTATGCAGATCAGTAACACCTACATATTGCAAAGTTGAAAGTAATGCACGCAAGTTGCCTTCTTTTCCACTTGACCACCTCCTGACTTCTGCATCCAGAGTCTCGGCTAATCTCTGCAAACAGAATTAGATCCGAGACAATCAGCGAGAAATGAAACAACAATTCGAAGTCATAAAAGTTCATTTAATGTAGAGAGAATAATTACATTTCTCTCTGCTTGCTCTCTTTGTGCAAGAAGATCGCGCGTATTCTTCTCCGCAAGAGCTTTTGCCTGAAACAGTCCCAGAAAGCTTGGAATTATAATGCCGGGTAAGACTAAACCACTCATAGATTATAAATGATTTAAAATCATACCGCTCGT of the Pyrus communis chromosome 1, drPyrComm1.1, whole genome shotgun sequence genome contains:
- the LOC137708277 gene encoding probable aquaporin SIP2-1 is translated as MGGIGLLASDLVISFMWVWSGVLIKIYVFSFLGFGHGPSGEIIKCALSILNMFFFALLGKVTNGGTYNPLTVLTGAFTGGFRRFLFTIAARIPAQVIGSIAGVRFLIATFPEIGLGPRLNVDIHRGALTEGLLTFAIVTISLGLARKIPGSFFRKTWISSVSKLTLHILGSDLTGGCMSPASVMGWAYARGDHITKEHIMVYWLAPIEATLLAIWTFRVVVPPVQEEKVENKAKSE
- the LOC137708267 gene encoding pentatricopeptide repeat-containing protein At5g66500, mitochondrial-like — its product is MAALTRPIRSLRLPAKCYFNGFHTHHLFDETSHRDIYSLNSLLASYTRNGQFSSTWALFCRVHRLKSDLNAYTFTPVLGACRALPRPERGRQVHCLMIKSGSESGTVAKTAVMDMYSKYGFLEDSVRAFEEMEFKDVVTWNALLSSFLRHGLAREAVGVFEAMRKERVEFSEFTMCSLLKACAFSKAFRQGKQVHGMVVVMGRDMVILGTALIDFYSAVGCMSEAMKVFSSLNCRKDDVIFNSLVAGCVRNKKYEEALSIMSAMKPNVIALTSALAACSENSNLWIGKQIHCVAMRHGFISDTQMCNILLDMYAKCGKILNARSLFNGIRNKDVVSWTSMIDAYGSHGNGVEALDLFYKMGEERTGVLPNSVTFLAVLSACGHSGLVEQGGECFNLAIEKHGLGLGPEHYVCFMDMLGRAGQIDEVWCVFDDMVKHGIRPTAAVWSALLNACSLNLDVKRGELAAKHLLQLEPDKPGNYVLISNFYATIGRWDSVDELRSVMETKGLVKEVGSSWVTDSHYHEHATSPYCLRNQD